The Spirosoma sp. SC4-14 DNA window AACGACTACATGAACAAATACGTGAAGCCAGAAGTCAAAAAACGATACGGAATAGAGTTGCAAACGTCGGCCGGGCAGGGAACCCAGATTGTGCAGACATTGGTTGCCGAACGCGAAGCCGGACAACCGAGCCAGATTGATATGGCCTGGATCAATGGCGAAACCTTTTATCAGCTTCGGCAGATCGATGGTTTACTAGGGCCCGTTACGGACAAAATGCCCAATGCCCGCTACATCGACTTTTCAAATCCGTTTATTGGTACCGATTTTCAGCAGCCTGTTGCCGGTATGGAATGCCCCTGGGGTAATGTGCAACTGGCGGTTATCTACGACGCCCAGAAAGTAGCAGCACCACCAACATCGTTTGCCAACTTTCCGGCTTATATTAAAGCCCATCCGGGCCAGATGACCATTCCGAACGAATTTACGGGTATGACATTTCTTAAATCGTGGATGATTGCGCTTTCGGGTGATCCGAAACTATTTCAGGGTAAATTTCGGGAAGAGGTGTATGGTAAATGGTCGGGCGAACTCTGGAAACAGATCAATGCCCTTAAACCCTATTTATGGAAACAGGGGCGCACTTTTCCCGAGCAATTATCAACGCTGCACCAGTTGTTTGCCAACGGCGAAGTAGCCTTCACCTTTTCAGATAATGATGCCGAAGTAGACAACAAGGTAAATCTGGGTTTCTTTCCCAAAACAGCCCGCGCCTACGTACCGGCCCCTGGCACCATTCAGAATTCGCATTACATGGGTATCATCAAACACGCCCAGCATCCCGAAGCAGCTATGCTGGTTGCCAATTTTCTGATATCGCCAGAAGCACAACTAAAAAAGATGGACCCCAATGTATGGGGCGACCATACGGTACTCGACCTCAAAAAACTCCCCCAAAACTATCGTTCGATGTTTGAAAACCTACCCACTCGTCGGTATGCACCCAAACGCGAAACCATTCAGGGAATGGCCTTTCAGGAACCCGCCCCCGACTATATGACACGGTTGTATAAAGATTTCCGAACGCATGTTATTGAAAATCGATAATATCGAACACCTGTTGTGAAAGCAAAACACCTGATTTTAGGCTTATATGGCTTGTTTGTGGTTGGCTTACCCATAGCAGGTCTGGTCAATGCCTTCAACTATAGTGTTGGTCTGGCCGGGCCACTGGCTTCGGGCTTTACGGTTACCTACTGGCAGCAACTGACCAGCGAAACCTCCTTGCTGGTTTCACTGGGATTCAGCCTGTATGTGTCGATTCTTTCGGGGAGTGTTGCGGTTCTGATTGCTCTGTTTCTGGTGCTGGGTCGGCAACCCATGCTACGGCAACGGCCTTTCCCAACCTTATTGTATGTGCCGCTTCTGTTTCCGTCACTGGTAATTGGGTTCTATCTGTTTCAATTGCTGAGCGGATCGGGCTGGCTGGCACGACTGGCCTTTGCGGTGGGATTTATCGAAACACCCGATCAGTTTCCCGAATTGATTCAGGATGGTTTCGGTATTGGAATCATACTCGCTCAGGTTGTAGTAGCCTTTCCGTTTTTCACCCTGCTTTTCCGATCGCTCTATGCCGATGCCCGTCTGGATGAATTACATAATCTGACACGCACACTGGGGGCAGGTCAAACTCAGTTTAACACTCGGGTTGCCATTCCGATTTTACTTCGCCGGTCGGCTCCAACACTGGTTCTGTATGGCGTTGCTACAACGGGCGCTTACGACATTCCTCTAGTGCTGGGACGAAATTATCCACAGATGCTTTCCGTTTTTATCACAACGCGACTTCAGCGCTTCGATCTGGCCGAGTTACCGATGGGCTATCTGGCCGGATTTGTATTGACCCTGTTGCTGATGGCTGTAATTTACTGGACCTCTCAACGGCTACAACGTCATGCGCTCTAATCCGTTTCTGACCGGCTTACTGATACTGGTGTTTGCTCTGCCGTTCGTTTTGCTAGCCCTGCTTGCTCTGGGCCAGCACTGGCGTTTTCCGGAGGTTATTCCGGCAGCCGTCAGCACCGATGCCCTCGCGCGAATAGTGGCGACCGACAGTGATTTAAGCACTGGGTTACTCTTGAGTTTAGGAATTGCGACGATTGTATCCGTGTTATCGACGGGTTTAGGATTTATCGTGGCCAGAGCCATGTCGCAATCAACGCACCCGGCTCGCTGGATTACGTTAAGTTATCTTCCCTATGCATTACCCCCTGTTTTGCTGGCCGTTCTCATTCAGCCGTACATAATCCGTCTGCATCTGTCAGGATCGCTGACGGGAGTAATTGTTGGCCTGTTGCTGATTACGATTCCGTTTTGCAGCCTGTTTTTTAGAAGCTTCTGGAGCGAGCAGGCCATCCATTATGAACAATTGAGCCGAACGCTCGGCTGTAACCAATTTCAGGCGATCCGACTGGTTTTGATTCCTCTGGCCCGCCCATTGCTCATAACCTGTCTGTTCCAAACCTTTCTGCTGGCCTGGTTCGACTTTGGCCTGACTAATTACCTTAGCGTTGGCAAAGTCAGAACATTAACGGTACAGGTCTATCTGTTTGTTGGAGAAGCCAATAGTCGGTTGGCGGCCGTAGCATCGCTGCTACTTCTGCTCCCCCCTGCCCTGTTGCTTTGGCTCAATAAACGGGCAATTTTCCGTCAGATGCAACAATCCTGATCGCCACAACGGGAACGCATCCTGTCGCCTTGAGTCATTCATCCATTACACCAACTCAGGCATGTAGTTCTCCTGAACCTCGTGCAGGATTGCCTGTAGCTCATTATACGAATCGGCCGTAACCAGTCGCGACCGGTAAGGTTTAAAATCGGGCAAACCTTTGAAATAGTTGGCATAGTGCCGACGCATTTCGAACAGCCCAACAATTTCGCCCTTCCAGCGAATCGAAAAGTCGAGGTGCTGACGGCAAACCGCAACCCGATCGGCAATGGTTGGGGCAGCCAGGTGTTCGCCGGTACGGACAAAATGCTTGATTTCATTGAAAATCCACGGATTTCCGATGGTCGCCCGACCAATCATGACACCATCGACACCGTAGCGATTTTTATACTCCAGTGCTTTCTCGGGTGAGTCGATATCGCCATTTCCAAAAATTGGAATCTGAATACGTGGATTTTCTTTAATCTTTCCGATGAGCGTCCAGTCGGCCTCGCCTTTATACATCTGAACGCGTGTACGCCCATGAACGGTTAAGGCTTTAATGCCAATATCCTGCAACCGTTCGGCTACTTCGCCAATGTTTTTTGTGTTTTCGTCCCAGCCCAAGCGGGTTTTCACCGTTACGGGCAGATGCGTAGCCTTTACGACGGACTCGGTCATGCGCACCATTTTCGGAATATCCTGCAAAAGTGCTGCACCAGCCCCCCGGCAGGCTACATTCTTAACCGGGCACCCGTAGTTAATATCGATCAGGTCAGGGTTGGCACGACTGGCTATTTCGGCGCAGGCGCCCATTGTTTCGACATCCGACCCAAACAGTTGAATACCGATAGGCCGTTCATACTCAAAAATATCGAGCTTCTGTACACTCTTGGCGGCATCGCGAATCAATCCCTCCGACGAAATAAATTCGGTATACATCAGATCGGCGCCGTTTGCCTTACAAACCGCCCGGAACGGCGGATCGCTGACATCTTCCATGGGAGCCAGTAGCAACGGAAAATCCGGTAATTGTATATTGCCAATTGTAACCACGCGGGCAAATATTAATAGGTTATACGCTTTGAGCAGTTCTGGTATGAATTACGATTTATGAGTCCGTTTGGTTCCGTCTGATTATATGCTCAGGCTACCGCTATAGTTTAGTCGCAGCCTCACCACTCAGTTTAAACAGCCTTTAAACCCTACTATGTTTTTTACCCTGCACAACTCCCTTGCGCCCTATGGGTTTGTTTTTTGTCGTAACTTGCGGCCTATAGCATACAACAGGCTATTTATTTCGAATGCTACTTACAACTTATCAGTACCTGTCTCCTACCAGATTGGTTGCTATTGAATAAATTCACGAGCGCTATGCAACCACTCTACACGTCTGCCAACAACTCCTCGCGGCCTCCAACCCTCGGCGGTCTCATTATGCTGGTCGGCTTCATCCTACTGGGAGGTGTTTTCAGTACTTTTTTGCTATTCGGTCTTTTGATGATCGTAAAAGGAATGGGGCCTGCCGCAGCACAGGCCTATCTGGCCGAATTAGCGTCCAATCCAGCATCGGCACCCACTGGCTGGTATGAACTTATGGCCCTTCAGGCGGTCAATCATCTGGGTACTTTTCTGATTCCCTCACTTGTCTACTGGTATACGATTGAACGCAGAACATGGGATCAATTTAGTGTTCGTCCTGTGTCGGCCGTAGCGGGGCTTAGTCTGGTAGTGCTGATCGTTATTGCTTTTATGCCCTTCGATGGCCTTATTATCGAATGGAACCAGGGTGTTCATCTGCCGTCGACACTGGCTCCCCTCGAAGAATGGATTCGGGATAAAGAAAAGGAACTGGAAGGTGTAACCAAATACCTAACTACATTTAGCTCGGCAGGGCAACTTCTCATAGCGATGCTTGTTATTGCAGTTATTCCGGCCATTGGCGAAGAAACGCTCTTCCGGGGTATCCTTCAACGTAATCTTACCTACTGGAGCAACAACGTTCATGTAGGCATCTGGGTGGCTGCGGCCCTGTTCAGTGCCATTCACGTTCAGTTTTTAGGGTTCTTCCCCAGAATGCTGCTGGGTGCGCTGTTTGGCTATCTATACGTTTGGTCGGGTAGTTTATGGGTGCCTATTCTGGCTCACCTGGTCAACAATGGCTTTACGGTGCTGATGGTCTATCTCTATCAGCAAAAAGTAGTAACAATGGATATTGAAAGTACTGAAGCCGTACCACTGTTGGGCTCGTTGGTTTCCGGAGCCATTACGGCCGGTCTACTGTATTATTTCAAACTAACTAATCAGAACCAGGTTACCAGAGAGCCGGAGCGCTAACCCCTCTGTTTTCTGATGCCTACCGATAAAATTACCAGATAATGACCGAACAATGGGAATCCATCTATACGACCCCACTACAACACCGGGCCGAACTGGCAAAAGCCCTGCTGAGCGAACACCAAATTCCGGCAGTCATTGTCAACAAACACAGCAGTAGTTATCCGGCCATCGGATGGGGAAAAAGTGAAGTACACGTACTGGCCAAAGACGCAATTCTGGCCAAAGTAATTCTGGAGAATGAAGCAACGTTTAGCTAGAATGTCGAACCTTCAGCAGCGGGTAATTGCTGCAATTGCGGGGGTTCCCTTTATTCTTTTTATGATTTGGTATGCCGACTGGACGTTTGCATTACTGTTCTGCATCATTAGCGCCCTGACTCAGCGGGAGTTTTACCGATTGCTTGGACTCGATGGATTTGAGCCACTGACGGCCTATGGCACTGTGGTTGGCTGTATGGTTTGTATACTGGCCTACTTTATTGAAACCGATCAGATTAGCACTGGCAACTACTTTCTGATTTGTCCGGCTTCGTCGATGATTTTCCTCATCAAGCTCTACAAAAAGCGCGATATGAAGCCGTTTACCAACATTGGTTTCACCTTTCTGGGCATCATTTATGTAGCCATGCCTTTTGCGCTATTGATTATTCTGGCCCTACGCGATGGCAGCTTTCACCCAATGACCATAACGGGTTGTCTGCTTCTGCTGTGGGCTAGTGACATTGGTGCTTATTTTGCCGGAACCTACTTCGGTCGTCGGAAATTGTTTGAACGCGTATCGCCAAAAAAATCGTGGGAAGGTGCTGTTGGAGGAGCTATTGCTGCTGGCCTGATCGCTTTTCTACTGGCCTTGTTTGCCGAAGAGCTGAAACCCTGGCAGTGGTATTGTGTAGGTGGTATTATTGTTGTGACCGGTACCTACGGCGACCTGGTCGAATCGTTGTTTAAGCGGAGTATTGCCATTAAAGATTCGGGAAGCAGCATTCCTGGCCATGGCGGCTTTCTCGATCGCTTCGATGGGCTGCTGCTGGCCGCTCCTTTCATCATTACATTTCTCAAATTATTTGCCTGATAGCCTACTCCTATAGCTTGCAATGATCCGATGCCGCTCTTACCGTCCAGGTTAGGGCGGCATTGGCTTTTAATGTATAAAAAAGCGCAAATCAGCTCAACCAAATAACCAATAAGTAAATTATCACACAAAAAATACCACAAAAAAGCACCAATAAGTAACATGGGGGTATTTTTACGATTCACCCAACCAGAGCCTTACAAGCAGCTCTGACTACTCAAATACACCTGATTAAATGAGATCTATTATGCCGTTAGTCATACCCCCGCAGGGCAGGTATGCCTTTAGCCCATTACGTTGTCAGTCCGTTTACCAAACCGTTCCTGCTTCTAACAAACAGCGTTTCAATAGCCATCGGTCTATTGTTCCCGACCTGAATGGAAGCGATTTTAGGGCTTTTGCCAGGCACCTGTTTTATGAGTCCATCGCAGCTACCAGCGTCGAATCCAGGGGTCATAACGTCAACCCGTTTCACTCCTGTTGACTTATGCCAGATGTACCGTTTTGCTATGAGTTTGGGATTGAAACGGAGATCGATGCAAATGACGAAATTCAGATAACGAGAGCCGTCATTGACCTTCGGCAGATAGCAGTTTTCACAGATGTAAAAAACATTGCTGGCCCCTACAATAAAGTCTATAAAAGCATCACTCACATAACCTTAAAATCGGGACAGCACTTCGCAATTTATTATCCCTATTCCGATTTTCTAAAGCTTTATTGTACGGTAATGCACACCGATGTTCAATCGCTGCCGTATCCTGAATGAAGCGTTGCCCGCCAGTAAACCTGGCGGGCTTTTTTTAGTTTTGTTCTTTATAGACCTTATTCCTAATGGCACAGTTTATTGAGTTTACCACATCCGACAACCAGAAAGTACTCGTCCATGTCGATGCGATTCGTTCCGTCATTCCAATCGGTGGTGGCAACCAGGCCTACATCTTTACATCGGGCGTAAAAGAAGGCGGTTATCAGGTTAATCATCCCTATACATCGATTAAAAATGCATTGGCCGAAATTACTCAAATGGGTATTTATGAATTTGCACCTCCTGCCAATAAAAACAACTGAGCCTGGTCCAGCCCTTTTTCGGAATTGGTTATAAAAGCCCGGCTGATGCGGTAATTATCTCGTTTATAAGCCACTACGTACGATCTAGGTAAACCTCCTTCGGGTCTGCCTTTCGGGGTTCGGCCCCATTGCGCCTGAACGAGTGCGCAATTATTGGATAACGAAGTGTTTTAAGGCGTGCGTGCGTATGGATGTATTACTGAAAGTGGAATCAATTCTGCGTATATTTGTAGAAATTAGATCTGTCTGACTGAGGCAGCAGACAGGTTGTCCATACGGTAGAAATAGCCAGGATTAGCCTTTTTTGGTTAGCCAAACGGGAAATCCTAACATTTGTTAAATTATTGGCATAAAAACTGGCGATTGCCAAATCATTCGTTATTTTGTATAGTTTACTTTAAAAAAGCACTGAATGTTGGCCTTTTTACCTCCGATTGGCTATTCTAATCATCCGTCAGGATTCAGGGTTTATCTAAAGCATGAGGCAATCGGTAAAATATCTTGTTCTGGGAATTAGCCTGCTCCTGTTATCAGGCCTTTTTACAACTACTTTTGCACAAGGTCAGGATCGGCAGATAACCTTTACGGGCTTTCTGACCGGGGGCAAAAGTAATGAGCCACTTCCGGGGGCATATATCTATATTCCAAAAGCAGGTCGTGGCGTCCTATCGGCTTCCAATGGCTACTTTGCCCTGCCGGTTTTTCCGGGCGATAGTATTATTTTTAGCTATGTCGGTTTCAAGACCCAGTATCATATTATTCCAACCCGCCTTACCGATCTGACCTATTCGGCTGTTGTAGCCCTTCAGGAGGATGTAAAAACCCTGGCTGAGGTAAAAGTGTATCCCTACCCTACCGAAGAGTTATTTAAAGAGGCTTTCGTAAATCTAAAATTACCGGACGAAAAGGAACGCGAAAACCTGGCTCGAAATACCAGCCCGGAAGCCATTATGCGTCAGGCTGCCACCATGCCAATGGGCGCTCTGGCCAACCACCAGAATTTTGTTAACCAGCAGTTTTTCGGGCGTGAATCGGTATTAGGCCGAAGCCAGGCCACCACCTTCTCGTTTACAAACCCTTTTGCCTGGGCTAACTTTATTCGCTCCGTAAAACGTGGTGATTTCAAGAATAAAGAATGGCAAAGCGAAATCAACAAAGCCCCCCGCGAAAACGTATCGAGAAAAGATATCCTTCAGAATAACTAGCCGTTCTGCCTTTCGGTAACAATAATTTCACATTACAGCTACGCAAGGTCGCTTATCTTTATGGGTTAATCTAATCCATAAAGGATGCGTTTATCCTCATCAATTCGCAACAGTTGGCTTTGTGTTTATTCAACGTATGGGCTTGCGTTGCTGTTTTTTTGCTCCATTGTTCCTTCCTTCGCACAAACCCTTTCGACAACGGAACGGCTTTCGCGTCAGTATCCCGACTCGGCATATCGTGTCATCAAAAGCATGCTCGACAAAGCCATTGCTACGAATGATGCGTTAACCGAAGGCGATTGTCTGCAACAAATCGGGTTGCTTTTCTACCATCAGGGCAACTATCCGCAGGCAATCAGTTATCTGCTCAACGCACAAAAGCGGTTTCGCGAAGTTCAGGATAACGACCGTTTAGCCCGCAATCGTAACGAACTGGGTACGGTCTACTATTACAATGAACAAGCCGAACGAGGGTTGGCTCAGTTTACCGAAGCACTGGCTTACTACCAAAAGACTCGTAATAACCAGGGCCTGGCCCGTACCTATGCCAACATTGGCCATATCTACGAAAAGCGGAAGGATCTCGACGAGGCTTACCGTTATCAGAAACTGGCCCTCGCAAAGGCCAAAACCTCAAAAAATACGACAGATTTGTCGACGGTTTACGAAAACCTGGGCAGCATTTTCGAAGATAAAGCGGAGTACGATTCATCGCTGTATTACTATCAGAACGCCCTACTGCTTAGCCAGCAAAACCACGATGAAATTGGTCAGATCGAGATCATTAACAACCTGGGCGATATCTTTCGAAAAACAGGGCGCTACGCACGTGGACTGGCTTTTTCGCGCCAGGCGATGAATCTGGCCCGGCAGAAAGGCGAACGTTACCAACTCAGTAGTGCCTATCGCGATATTGCCAAAACATATTTATTGATGCACCAGCTCGACAGTGCCTACCACTATATCGAAATAAGCCGCGATCTGGTCGATGAGATTTACGCAGCTGAAAACAATCGGCAAATCACCTTACTCCAGACCCTGTATGACGTTGAACGTAAAGACAGCGAGATTGCCCAGCTCAATGCTCAGAAGCAAATCGATGTCATTGCTATTTCGGCAACCGCTGTGGTTCTGCTCCTGATTGGCATATTGGCTGCGGTGATTATCAGCCGTCAGCGATTAAAGATTCGAAATGAGCAGGCATTAAATCAGCAGAATCAACAGATTTTTCAGACACAAAATCAACTGATGCAGGTTGCACTGAAAAATAAGCAGTTAGAAGAAGAAAATCTGAAAAGCCAGCTTGAACTAAAAAGTAAGGAGCTAACTACGCACACGCTCCAGATTATTCAGAAAAACCAGGTGCTGGAAGAACTACGAAACGACCTGACCACCATTCTGAAAGACGACAAACGAGACCAGAAAAAACAACTCCGGCAACTGGTCCAAAAAATTAGCCTGAATTTTAGTCAGGATAAATACTGGGCCGATTTTCGGGCCATTTTCGAACAGGTCCATCCGCATTTCTTCCGCGACCTTACCCAGCAATTTCCCGACCTGACGGCTACGGACCTCCGCCTGATTGCGTTGCTTAAAATGAACATCAACTCGGCCGATGTAGCTACTCTGCTGGGTATCTCACCCGACAGCCTGCGCGTTTCCCGCTATCGGCTTCGAAAAAAACTGGGGCTTCTCGAGGGCGAATCGCTGTCAGCCTATATTCAGCGTTTTGCTCCCGATTCGGCGACAAATCTATCCGCAGAAAACGTTTAGCCAATTTAATCAGGCTTCAGGCTGGGTAGTAGAAATTGCACGTATCCGCGATCTTCACAATTAGGAAACAGTTTCGTAACAATAAGATAATGGCCATTCCCCTACAGGCTAAACAACTAACAAACAACGCCTTATGTCAACAATATTGAGGCTGTTGCTTTTCTGCTAACGCTCTTTGCTGCCTTGTTGCCTTTTTGTTCACGGCCAATAGTTGCCTGTCTCTAACGGTATGCCACACCTTTGCTGTGCCATTCGTTCTCGTTTCCCGACAACAGCAATAAGGCATTGATTATAGACAAGGCATCTGTCCGGCATGAAGCACATACTACTCATCATTGTTTGTCTACTGGTTAGCTTTCAGGCCTCCGCAGGCACCATCAAAGGACGAGCGACCGACGCCCTTACCGGCCAGCCAGTTATTGGAGCTACTTTACTCATTGAAAATACGAAGCTACATGGCGTTTCGGGCCTGGATGGCTCATATACCATCAAAAACGTTCCGGCAGGAACCCATAAACTACGGATCAGCTATGTTTCCTATCGGACTATAACCCGCGATGTGGTTGTAGAGAGCATCGAGCATGTGCTTACGCTGGATTTGACGCTTGAAACCGAAAATGACCGGCAAATTACCGAAGTAACTGTTCGGGCCAAACGCGATGGCTCCAGCGACCGAACAGCCCGCGATCTTGAACGGAATGCGTTGCAGGTAACCAATATCGTCTCGGGTCGTTCCATAGAATTATCGCCCGATCTTACCGTAGCCAACGTCATCCAGCGGGTATCGGGCATATCCATCGAGCGCAATAGCAATGGCGACGGTCAGTATGCCATTCTGCGGGGAATGGACAAGCGCTACAACTACACGCTCGTCAATGGGGTGAAAATTCCAAGCCCCGACAACCGCTATCGGTATGTTCCGCTTGATATTTTCCCGTCGGAATTACTCGACCGGCTGGAAGTTTATAAAACACTGACGCCCAGTATGGAAGGCGATGCTGTGGGCGGTGCCATTAACATGGTGATGCGCGATGCGCCCGACCGGCTAACCGTTCTGGCAAATCTGTCGACTGGCTTCAGCGAGCTTTTTTTCAACCGCCCCTTCGTCAGTTTCAATACAAAAAATATTGCCTTTCAATCGCCCTACGAACAGTTTGGCAATCAATATTCGGCTAAACCAGCCGATTTCAATAAGGCCTCCAGCACCTATAGTCGCCACAATCCACCACCCAACTTACTCGGCAGCTTTGCCATTGGAAATCGTTTTCTGAACCAGCGTTTGGGAATTATGCTGGCCGGAAGTTTCCAGAATACGTTTCGGGGCAGCAATAGCCTGTTTTTCAACGGCGATGTCGTTGATACGCTACGCGGCATCTCAGTGCTGGACATTGAGGGAGTAGAATAGGAAAAAGCGAGGGCAAATGCTTGTTTTGTAGCGTGACCAACTTAACAAGATTCCACTCCTCGCTTTTGGACAAAGCTAAGGATTTTGGCCAGGATCTCTCACCGACTCTGCTGAAAAATCTCATCGCCATCGGCTGCGCCATCCTCATCAAGGAGACCGTCAACCTTAACAAGCTTAAGAACCACATGGGGCTACTACTAGGTAATCAG harbors:
- a CDS encoding ABC transporter substrate-binding protein, yielding MKYNLFVLLLGLTLACSSSDQRDPETVLNQSWSQIEERGRNQPVTLMMWLGDPYINDYMNKYVKPEVKKRYGIELQTSAGQGTQIVQTLVAEREAGQPSQIDMAWINGETFYQLRQIDGLLGPVTDKMPNARYIDFSNPFIGTDFQQPVAGMECPWGNVQLAVIYDAQKVAAPPTSFANFPAYIKAHPGQMTIPNEFTGMTFLKSWMIALSGDPKLFQGKFREEVYGKWSGELWKQINALKPYLWKQGRTFPEQLSTLHQLFANGEVAFTFSDNDAEVDNKVNLGFFPKTARAYVPAPGTIQNSHYMGIIKHAQHPEAAMLVANFLISPEAQLKKMDPNVWGDHTVLDLKKLPQNYRSMFENLPTRRYAPKRETIQGMAFQEPAPDYMTRLYKDFRTHVIENR
- a CDS encoding ABC transporter permease subunit yields the protein MKAKHLILGLYGLFVVGLPIAGLVNAFNYSVGLAGPLASGFTVTYWQQLTSETSLLVSLGFSLYVSILSGSVAVLIALFLVLGRQPMLRQRPFPTLLYVPLLFPSLVIGFYLFQLLSGSGWLARLAFAVGFIETPDQFPELIQDGFGIGIILAQVVVAFPFFTLLFRSLYADARLDELHNLTRTLGAGQTQFNTRVAIPILLRRSAPTLVLYGVATTGAYDIPLVLGRNYPQMLSVFITTRLQRFDLAELPMGYLAGFVLTLLLMAVIYWTSQRLQRHAL
- a CDS encoding ABC transporter permease subunit, producing MRSNPFLTGLLILVFALPFVLLALLALGQHWRFPEVIPAAVSTDALARIVATDSDLSTGLLLSLGIATIVSVLSTGLGFIVARAMSQSTHPARWITLSYLPYALPPVLLAVLIQPYIIRLHLSGSLTGVIVGLLLITIPFCSLFFRSFWSEQAIHYEQLSRTLGCNQFQAIRLVLIPLARPLLITCLFQTFLLAWFDFGLTNYLSVGKVRTLTVQVYLFVGEANSRLAAVASLLLLLPPALLLWLNKRAIFRQMQQS
- the dusB gene encoding tRNA dihydrouridine synthase DusB, with amino-acid sequence MVTIGNIQLPDFPLLLAPMEDVSDPPFRAVCKANGADLMYTEFISSEGLIRDAAKSVQKLDIFEYERPIGIQLFGSDVETMGACAEIASRANPDLIDINYGCPVKNVACRGAGAALLQDIPKMVRMTESVVKATHLPVTVKTRLGWDENTKNIGEVAERLQDIGIKALTVHGRTRVQMYKGEADWTLIGKIKENPRIQIPIFGNGDIDSPEKALEYKNRYGVDGVMIGRATIGNPWIFNEIKHFVRTGEHLAAPTIADRVAVCRQHLDFSIRWKGEIVGLFEMRRHYANYFKGLPDFKPYRSRLVTADSYNELQAILHEVQENYMPELV
- a CDS encoding CPBP family intramembrane glutamic endopeptidase, producing the protein MQPLYTSANNSSRPPTLGGLIMLVGFILLGGVFSTFLLFGLLMIVKGMGPAAAQAYLAELASNPASAPTGWYELMALQAVNHLGTFLIPSLVYWYTIERRTWDQFSVRPVSAVAGLSLVVLIVIAFMPFDGLIIEWNQGVHLPSTLAPLEEWIRDKEKELEGVTKYLTTFSSAGQLLIAMLVIAVIPAIGEETLFRGILQRNLTYWSNNVHVGIWVAAALFSAIHVQFLGFFPRMLLGALFGYLYVWSGSLWVPILAHLVNNGFTVLMVYLYQQKVVTMDIESTEAVPLLGSLVSGAITAGLLYYFKLTNQNQVTREPER
- a CDS encoding DUF2007 domain-containing protein, encoding MTEQWESIYTTPLQHRAELAKALLSEHQIPAVIVNKHSSSYPAIGWGKSEVHVLAKDAILAKVILENEATFS
- a CDS encoding phosphatidate cytidylyltransferase — translated: MKQRLARMSNLQQRVIAAIAGVPFILFMIWYADWTFALLFCIISALTQREFYRLLGLDGFEPLTAYGTVVGCMVCILAYFIETDQISTGNYFLICPASSMIFLIKLYKKRDMKPFTNIGFTFLGIIYVAMPFALLIILALRDGSFHPMTITGCLLLLWASDIGAYFAGTYFGRRKLFERVSPKKSWEGAVGGAIAAGLIAFLLALFAEELKPWQWYCVGGIIVVTGTYGDLVESLFKRSIAIKDSGSSIPGHGGFLDRFDGLLLAAPFIITFLKLFA
- a CDS encoding carboxypeptidase-like regulatory domain-containing protein — translated: MRQSVKYLVLGISLLLLSGLFTTTFAQGQDRQITFTGFLTGGKSNEPLPGAYIYIPKAGRGVLSASNGYFALPVFPGDSIIFSYVGFKTQYHIIPTRLTDLTYSAVVALQEDVKTLAEVKVYPYPTEELFKEAFVNLKLPDEKERENLARNTSPEAIMRQAATMPMGALANHQNFVNQQFFGRESVLGRSQATTFSFTNPFAWANFIRSVKRGDFKNKEWQSEINKAPRENVSRKDILQNN
- a CDS encoding tetratricopeptide repeat protein; translated protein: MRLSSSIRNSWLCVYSTYGLALLFFCSIVPSFAQTLSTTERLSRQYPDSAYRVIKSMLDKAIATNDALTEGDCLQQIGLLFYHQGNYPQAISYLLNAQKRFREVQDNDRLARNRNELGTVYYYNEQAERGLAQFTEALAYYQKTRNNQGLARTYANIGHIYEKRKDLDEAYRYQKLALAKAKTSKNTTDLSTVYENLGSIFEDKAEYDSSLYYYQNALLLSQQNHDEIGQIEIINNLGDIFRKTGRYARGLAFSRQAMNLARQKGERYQLSSAYRDIAKTYLLMHQLDSAYHYIEISRDLVDEIYAAENNRQITLLQTLYDVERKDSEIAQLNAQKQIDVIAISATAVVLLLIGILAAVIISRQRLKIRNEQALNQQNQQIFQTQNQLMQVALKNKQLEEENLKSQLELKSKELTTHTLQIIQKNQVLEELRNDLTTILKDDKRDQKKQLRQLVQKISLNFSQDKYWADFRAIFEQVHPHFFRDLTQQFPDLTATDLRLIALLKMNINSADVATLLGISPDSLRVSRYRLRKKLGLLEGESLSAYIQRFAPDSATNLSAENV
- a CDS encoding carboxypeptidase-like regulatory domain-containing protein, with the translated sequence MKHILLIIVCLLVSFQASAGTIKGRATDALTGQPVIGATLLIENTKLHGVSGLDGSYTIKNVPAGTHKLRISYVSYRTITRDVVVESIEHVLTLDLTLETENDRQITEVTVRAKRDGSSDRTARDLERNALQVTNIVSGRSIELSPDLTVANVIQRVSGISIERNSNGDGQYAILRGMDKRYNYTLVNGVKIPSPDNRYRYVPLDIFPSELLDRLEVYKTLTPSMEGDAVGGAINMVMRDAPDRLTVLANLSTGFSELFFNRPFVSFNTKNIAFQSPYEQFGNQYSAKPADFNKASSTYSRHNPPPNLLGSFAIGNRFLNQRLGIMLAGSFQNTFRGSNSLFFNGDVVDTLRGISVLDIEGVE